A window of Sulfurimonas gotlandica GD1 contains these coding sequences:
- a CDS encoding sensor histidine kinase: MSVLKNLDIDLPQSEKKTLYRFLSLYVFFTIVILGLTISLYYTLQKELASSQRTIVLDEYANEFLIALEELHNDKTDTLLYPTDAKFKTSLYGKDYKLIYSTLTNPKNLLTEVTYTNNKIIRYVAQPEKYYLNTQYIIVEMMDDKEWLNETIKTIVIYSSIFFIFMLVVGYFLLNLFLKPMKDALHLLDIFIKDTTHELNTPVSTIMTNIELIDKESIQDKYLLKSINRIDIGAKTISNIYDDLTYLVLNNKIVSDNQDINLKQLIEQRVEYFSTLANIKKIKVVTNLDADAVLNIDNKKLSKLVDNILSNAIKYNKINGSINIDLDANKLTIKDTGKGIKEEHIDSMFDRYARFDKIVGGFGIGLNIVKMICNEYDLTINITSKLDNWTEVSISW; this comes from the coding sequence TTGTCAGTATTAAAAAACTTGGATATAGATTTACCACAAAGTGAAAAAAAGACACTATATAGGTTCTTATCTTTATATGTTTTTTTTACCATTGTCATTTTAGGTTTAACCATATCCCTATACTATACTCTGCAAAAAGAGTTGGCTAGCAGTCAAAGAACAATAGTCTTAGATGAGTATGCAAATGAGTTTTTAATAGCACTAGAAGAGCTTCATAATGATAAAACAGACACTCTGTTATACCCAACAGATGCCAAGTTTAAAACTTCTCTTTATGGGAAGGATTATAAACTTATATATTCAACCCTGACTAACCCTAAAAACCTACTCACAGAAGTGACATATACAAATAATAAAATCATAAGATACGTAGCCCAACCAGAAAAATACTATTTAAATACTCAATATATTATAGTAGAGATGATGGATGATAAAGAGTGGCTGAATGAGACTATTAAAACCATCGTCATATACAGTTCTATATTTTTCATCTTTATGTTAGTAGTTGGATATTTTTTACTAAACCTGTTTTTAAAGCCTATGAAGGATGCTCTGCATCTACTAGATATATTTATAAAAGATACTACACATGAGTTAAATACTCCAGTAAGTACGATTATGACAAATATTGAGCTTATAGATAAAGAGAGCATCCAAGATAAATACCTTTTAAAAAGTATCAATCGAATAGATATAGGGGCAAAGACTATATCTAATATATACGATGATTTGACCTACTTAGTGTTAAACAATAAAATCGTATCAGATAATCAAGATATAAATCTGAAACAACTTATAGAGCAGAGAGTTGAGTACTTTTCAACTTTAGCAAATATAAAAAAAATCAAAGTTGTAACAAACCTGGATGCAGATGCAGTATTGAATATTGACAACAAAAAGCTCTCAAAACTAGTGGATAATATCTTATCAAATGCCATAAAGTACAACAAGATAAACGGTTCAATAAATATAGATCTAGATGCAAATAAACTTACCATCAAAGACACAGGCAAAGGTATAAAAGAAGAGCATATAGATTCGATGTTCGATAGATATGCTAGATTTGATAAGATTGTCGGTGGTTTTGGTATTGGCTTAAATATCGTAAAAATGATTTGTAATGAGTATGACTTAACTATAAACATAACATCAAAATTAGACAACTGGACAGAAGTTTCTATCTCTTGGTAA
- a CDS encoding response regulator transcription factor, whose product MKKKLLLLEDDLALNETVVDYFESLGFSVTPVYDGNSALDAIYENNFDLLLLDVNVPDINGFEILKTAREQGSTTPAIFITSLNSMSDLENGYDSGCDDYIRKPFALKELKLRVESILKRDFFHNESSKIQIDANIYYDTNSNLLTVNNDEVQLNNKDAKLLKLFLQNKDTLVTHEVIYSTLWEYGEEISESALRTYIKNLRKHLGKEKIVSIKKLGYRFTTK is encoded by the coding sequence ATGAAAAAGAAACTCTTACTGCTTGAAGATGACCTTGCTTTGAATGAGACTGTTGTTGATTACTTTGAGAGTCTTGGGTTTAGTGTTACCCCTGTATATGATGGTAATAGTGCTCTAGATGCTATTTATGAGAATAACTTTGACCTTTTACTGCTAGATGTTAATGTTCCTGACATAAATGGTTTTGAGATACTAAAAACTGCAAGAGAACAAGGTTCTACTACACCTGCTATTTTCATAACTTCACTGAACTCTATGAGTGATTTGGAAAATGGATATGATAGTGGATGTGATGACTACATACGAAAACCATTTGCGCTCAAAGAGTTAAAGTTAAGAGTAGAGAGCATTTTAAAAAGGGATTTTTTTCATAACGAGAGCAGTAAAATACAGATAGATGCAAACATTTACTATGATACAAATAGCAACTTGCTAACTGTCAACAATGATGAGGTGCAACTAAACAACAAAGACGCAAAACTGTTAAAACTTTTTTTACAAAATAAAGATACTCTTGTAACTCATGAGGTTATATATTCGACTCTTTGGGAATATGGAGAAGAGATAAGTGAAAGTGCTTTACGAACATATATAAAAAATCTACGAAAACACTTAGGGAAAGAAAAAATTGTCAGTATTAAAAAACTTGGATATAGATTTACCACAAAGTGA
- a CDS encoding FKBP-type peptidyl-prolyl cis-trans isomerase has translation MEIARNRLVHIEYTLHDADGIHLNPNEGELIYLHGGYGHIFSELENALDGKVVDDTFKVTLSPQEAFGEFEEELLFTEELSELPEDIYVGMELDGDSDELSEKNIIYTIMNINDEYATLNGNHPLAGKTLTFEGLITEIQELNEDEVQAILEHDTHHHD, from the coding sequence ATGGAAATAGCTAGAAACAGACTTGTGCATATTGAGTATACTCTACATGATGCCGATGGGATACATCTAAATCCAAACGAAGGAGAACTGATTTACCTTCATGGAGGATACGGTCATATATTTTCAGAACTTGAAAATGCTCTTGATGGAAAAGTAGTTGATGACACTTTTAAAGTAACACTTTCTCCACAAGAAGCTTTTGGAGAGTTCGAAGAAGAACTTCTCTTTACAGAGGAACTCAGCGAACTTCCAGAAGATATTTATGTTGGGATGGAGCTTGATGGAGACAGTGATGAGCTTTCAGAAAAAAATATAATATATACAATTATGAATATCAACGACGAGTATGCTACGCTCAATGGAAACCATCCTCTTGCTGGAAAAACACTCACTTTCGAAGGGCTTATAACAGAGATTCAAGAACTTAACGAAGATGAAGTTCAGGCTATTCTTGAACACGATACACATCATCATGACTAA
- a CDS encoding MFS transporter, giving the protein MNKLFYVFKSIEKDEVQPLLLLFLHSFLNGLSLTFFETTANTLFLMKYDTSQLPYVYIITAIVSVIAGFYYSKLENKLSIQKLLKITLLFVLSIFIIFLVLIKFSDSKLAFMGIMVFKDMMWMFVGLEFGILSSFLFNIRQGKRLFGLLMSGEIFAGIIGGFSIGILLDYIETINLLFISSITLMASFLLLLKILNKFSSKFNIEKPLYEESKENDISYSTLLKNRYFILFFTISVLAFFIFYFIDYVFYFKVEEKFTNEKELASFFGMFFALLNIVNLFSSLFISGAMLSRFGVAFGLLAIPILALVGTSSLVITAMLSLGVGFVVLLVLKLLNEVLDITILNPSFKLLNQAIASHQRTKVLAFRETIIEPISMGVAGVFLLVLAKFGDLSIVYYLIIFMAVIWLILGKRLKEEYVKSLEKLLMKREVFSDDLLLSELDENFILNGLESENDVEILYCLNALVTMNYEQINEILSKLSTHKSDVIRLRVIEYIGQKELKDFVTVLEDRIEIENNPAIINKLLRTYCQLATYKSIERVSKFIDNNNVIIKEGAIVGMLEHTGVDGILIAGSALNNLFESDKKEDRIIALNILKQMKVPSFYKAIEESLQSTELDIKTISITVVGNLKIEKFLPNLFKTLGTDEYRNESIKALIKFGDSILKLLIEYFNASENLNTKFGLIKVISSYKTEQSNEFLLEKINEPLLHDIILEKLFETNFISSNQKLIKFLLTNNVREILENLIILDVFDKINYPNSYQVLEELSTKKISNLFLIMAYAYPKEILLQCKYNYNSQSKDRKAYAVEMLDNIVSTEIKKIVLPMLDDLSLSKKILSYPSEFVEKMIEDTDFFKNTLEDDMSYPILKISILYEMGKNRCSDYFHLIQNLSQDKNITIQETALWTLSQLKQR; this is encoded by the coding sequence GTGAATAAGCTATTTTATGTTTTTAAATCAATTGAAAAAGATGAAGTTCAACCTTTATTACTCTTATTTCTCCACTCCTTTTTAAATGGATTATCTTTAACTTTTTTTGAAACAACTGCCAATACTCTTTTTTTAATGAAATACGATACTTCTCAATTACCATATGTTTACATTATAACTGCTATTGTCTCGGTTATAGCCGGATTTTACTATAGTAAGCTGGAAAATAAATTGAGTATTCAAAAGCTACTTAAAATAACTCTTCTATTTGTTTTATCCATCTTTATCATTTTTTTAGTTCTCATAAAGTTTAGCGATTCCAAGTTAGCTTTTATGGGCATAATGGTCTTTAAAGACATGATGTGGATGTTTGTTGGACTAGAGTTTGGGATTTTAAGCAGTTTTTTGTTCAATATTCGTCAAGGAAAGCGGCTTTTTGGACTTTTAATGTCAGGAGAAATTTTTGCCGGTATTATAGGTGGTTTTTCTATTGGCATACTCTTAGATTATATAGAAACTATAAATTTACTGTTTATATCAAGTATTACTCTGATGGCATCCTTTCTTTTACTGCTAAAGATTTTAAATAAATTTTCAAGTAAATTCAATATAGAAAAACCACTATATGAGGAATCAAAAGAAAATGATATTTCCTATTCCACTCTGCTTAAAAACAGGTATTTCATCCTTTTTTTTACTATTTCTGTTTTAGCATTTTTTATATTTTATTTTATCGACTATGTTTTTTATTTCAAAGTGGAGGAAAAGTTCACTAATGAAAAAGAGCTGGCAAGCTTTTTTGGGATGTTTTTTGCTCTCTTAAATATTGTCAACTTATTTTCAAGTTTATTCATTTCCGGGGCGATGCTGAGTCGTTTTGGTGTTGCTTTTGGATTATTGGCGATTCCGATATTGGCACTTGTTGGGACATCATCGCTTGTCATCACTGCCATGCTTTCTTTGGGAGTTGGTTTTGTAGTTCTATTGGTTTTAAAACTTTTAAATGAAGTACTGGATATCACGATTTTAAATCCAAGTTTCAAACTTTTAAATCAAGCAATAGCGAGTCATCAGCGAACGAAAGTTTTGGCTTTTAGAGAAACAATTATCGAACCGATTAGTATGGGAGTAGCCGGAGTATTTTTACTTGTTTTGGCAAAATTTGGAGATCTCAGTATTGTCTATTATCTCATTATTTTTATGGCTGTCATTTGGTTGATTTTGGGTAAACGTCTAAAAGAAGAGTATGTGAAATCATTAGAAAAATTACTTATGAAAAGAGAAGTTTTTTCCGATGATTTACTCTTAAGTGAGCTTGATGAAAATTTCATTTTAAATGGACTAGAGAGTGAAAATGATGTAGAAATTCTTTACTGCTTAAATGCTCTGGTAACAATGAATTATGAACAAATCAATGAAATACTCAGTAAATTATCTACACATAAAAGTGATGTAATCAGGCTTAGAGTAATAGAGTATATTGGACAAAAAGAACTTAAAGATTTTGTCACTGTATTGGAAGATAGAATTGAAATAGAGAATAATCCTGCGATTATCAATAAATTATTGAGAACATACTGTCAGTTGGCAACATATAAATCTATAGAGAGGGTTTCAAAATTTATTGACAATAATAATGTAATAATAAAAGAAGGCGCAATAGTTGGTATGCTCGAACATACTGGTGTAGATGGAATCTTAATCGCAGGGTCTGCTTTAAATAATCTTTTTGAATCTGATAAAAAAGAAGATAGGATAATCGCTTTAAATATTTTAAAACAAATGAAAGTTCCTAGTTTTTATAAAGCGATAGAAGAGTCTTTGCAAAGTACTGAGCTAGATATTAAAACTATCTCAATAACAGTTGTAGGTAATTTAAAAATTGAAAAATTTCTGCCAAATCTCTTTAAAACTCTGGGTACAGACGAGTACAGGAATGAAAGCATAAAAGCATTGATTAAATTTGGAGATTCAATTTTGAAGTTGCTAATCGAGTACTTTAATGCATCAGAAAACTTAAATACCAAGTTTGGTCTTATTAAAGTAATTTCTTCTTATAAAACTGAACAATCTAATGAATTTTTATTAGAAAAAATCAATGAACCTTTGCTACATGACATTATCTTGGAAAAACTTTTTGAAACGAATTTTATATCAAGTAATCAGAAACTAATCAAGTTTTTGCTTACAAACAATGTAAGAGAGATACTGGAAAACTTAATTATTTTAGACGTATTTGATAAGATAAATTATCCAAACAGTTACCAAGTATTAGAAGAACTTAGCACAAAAAAAATCTCAAATCTATTTTTAATAATGGCCTATGCCTATCCTAAGGAGATACTTTTACAATGTAAATACAACTACAATAGCCAATCAAAAGATAGAAAAGCTTATGCTGTAGAGATGCTTGACAATATTGTATCTACAGAGATAAAAAAAATAGTTCTACCTATGCTCGATGACCTATCGTTGAGTAAAAAAATCCTCAGTTACCCTAGCGAGTTTGTAGAAAAAATGATTGAAGATACAGACTTTTTCAAAAACACACTCGAAGATGATATGAGTTATCCAATTTTAAAAATTTCCATTTTATATGAGATGGGTAAAAACAGGTGTAGTGATTATTTTCATTTAATACAAAATCTTTCTCAAGATAAAAATATCACAATCCAAGAGACGGCCTTATGGACATTAAGCCAATTAAAGCAGAGGTAA
- a CDS encoding ribonuclease HI encodes MQIVTKKLLKLGVDEGKEINESQLVLLDLKEDEKSEWRALSLNKQLSDARAELFILLNGVEDKEIQDKIIFNYKALQKFRKEENDKELEVEVKIQMPTSESGNVTIYCDGGCTPNPGKAGSGVAVYRNDTLSELWYGLYEEMGTNNTAELGALYESLLLAQKEAVNGNTVEIKCDSMYSINCIKTWAISWEKKGWTKKGGEIKNLEIIKLSYHLYNSIKNDVTLSHIKAHSGFEGNELADRMTMYTILEKSESFVKYDKEIVVADILNMRAG; translated from the coding sequence ATGCAAATAGTTACAAAAAAATTATTAAAGTTAGGTGTAGATGAGGGTAAAGAGATAAATGAATCTCAACTTGTTTTACTAGACTTAAAAGAGGATGAAAAGTCTGAGTGGAGAGCCTTGTCACTTAACAAGCAACTCTCAGATGCCAGAGCAGAACTCTTTATTTTACTAAATGGCGTTGAAGACAAAGAGATTCAAGACAAAATTATTTTTAACTACAAAGCTTTGCAAAAGTTCCGAAAAGAAGAGAATGATAAAGAGTTAGAAGTAGAGGTGAAAATTCAGATGCCAACTTCTGAGAGTGGCAATGTAACCATATATTGTGACGGTGGATGTACTCCTAACCCAGGCAAAGCAGGTTCTGGAGTGGCTGTATATAGAAATGACACACTATCCGAACTTTGGTATGGATTATATGAAGAGATGGGCACAAACAACACTGCGGAACTTGGAGCACTTTATGAATCTCTGTTACTCGCTCAAAAAGAAGCTGTAAACGGGAATACCGTTGAGATAAAATGCGACTCAATGTACTCCATAAACTGCATAAAAACATGGGCTATATCGTGGGAGAAAAAAGGATGGACAAAAAAAGGCGGAGAGATTAAAAACTTAGAAATAATAAAACTCTCATACCATTTATACAACTCCATCAAAAATGATGTAACACTCTCTCATATAAAAGCGCATTCAGGTTTTGAGGGAAATGAGTTAGCCGATAGAATGACAATGTATACAATTCTAGAAAAAAGTGAATCTTTTGTGAAATATGACAAAGAGATAGTTGTTGCTGATATTTTAAATATGAGGGCTGGATAA
- a CDS encoding hemerythrin domain-containing protein translates to MSDIKDFMTQEHRDCDEIFVQMEDAVASKSDETLLKFESFQDALTNHFKMEEMVLFPMFEQKTGMSKGPTQVMVMEHEQMRELLSKMQDAAESKENDKFFSLSETLMILMQQHNMKEEQMLYTMIQQHLGDDADHIISRMRSLVH, encoded by the coding sequence ATGTCAGATATTAAAGATTTTATGACTCAAGAGCACAGAGACTGCGATGAGATTTTTGTACAAATGGAAGATGCTGTTGCTTCTAAGAGCGATGAGACTTTATTAAAATTTGAATCATTTCAAGATGCTTTGACAAATCACTTTAAGATGGAAGAAATGGTACTTTTTCCGATGTTTGAGCAAAAAACGGGTATGAGTAAGGGTCCGACACAAGTTATGGTGATGGAGCATGAGCAGATGAGAGAGCTTCTATCTAAGATGCAAGATGCTGCTGAGTCAAAGGAGAATGACAAATTTTTCAGTCTATCTGAGACACTAATGATACTTATGCAACAACACAACATGAAAGAAGAGCAGATGCTATATACAATGATTCAGCAACACCTTGGTGATGATGCAGACCATATCATCTCACGTATGAGAAGTCTGGTTCACTAA
- a CDS encoding DUF4105 domain-containing protein yields MLRRIIFLSFMSLFILTTSGWSILAIYYRVEESDILRFGLIGIFISIALFALISLKSRPLRPILLHFITFLITLFWFFLINPSNEREWQTDVSVLAHATIKGNLITVHNIRNFDYHSENDYEARYYDKTFDIQALEGVDLIASYWMGPKIAHIFLSFVFKDGKNLAISIETRKEKNEEYSTIKGFFRQYELYYVVADERDVIRLRTNYRKNPPEDVYLYHLKAPLENGRLLFVEYIHQMNSLYREAKFYNTLTSNCTIDIWFNSLVIPDHLPFNWKILLSGYLPQYIYDNKTLETYGLSFEELQKKSYINERAHKAGHSIDFSRLIREANLTLKH; encoded by the coding sequence ATGTTGAGAAGAATTATTTTTCTATCATTTATGAGTTTGTTTATTCTCACAACAAGCGGATGGTCAATATTAGCTATATATTATCGCGTTGAAGAAAGTGATATACTTCGCTTTGGCTTAATTGGTATTTTTATATCTATCGCTTTATTTGCATTAATTTCATTAAAATCAAGACCATTACGTCCTATCTTATTACATTTCATCACTTTTTTGATTACATTATTTTGGTTCTTCTTAATTAATCCTTCAAATGAAAGAGAGTGGCAGACAGATGTATCAGTATTGGCACATGCAACTATAAAAGGCAATTTAATCACTGTCCATAATATTCGAAATTTTGATTATCACAGTGAAAATGATTATGAAGCTAGGTATTACGATAAAACATTCGATATACAAGCACTGGAAGGTGTTGATCTAATTGCCTCTTATTGGATGGGTCCTAAGATTGCACATATTTTTCTAAGTTTTGTTTTTAAAGATGGAAAGAACCTCGCTATCTCTATAGAAACACGAAAAGAAAAAAATGAAGAATATTCAACGATTAAAGGTTTTTTTCGTCAATACGAGCTTTACTATGTAGTAGCAGACGAAAGAGACGTAATACGTTTGCGTACAAATTATCGTAAAAATCCACCTGAAGATGTCTATCTTTACCATCTAAAAGCTCCATTAGAAAATGGTCGTTTACTATTTGTAGAATATATACATCAAATGAACTCTCTTTATCGAGAAGCAAAATTTTATAATACCCTGACAAGTAACTGCACCATAGATATATGGTTCAATTCTCTTGTCATTCCGGACCATTTACCATTTAACTGGAAAATTCTACTTAGTGGATATCTACCACAATATATATATGATAATAAAACTTTAGAGACATACGGACTTTCGTTTGAAGAGTTACAGAAAAAATCATATATAAATGAACGGGCACATAAAGCAGGTCACAGTATTGACTTTTCTAGACTTATTCGTGAAGCAAATCTTACTTTGAAACATTAA
- the mnmH gene encoding tRNA 2-selenouridine(34) synthase MnmH encodes MFSNDFKSIVLNSTRLIDVRAPIEFEKGSFPYAINLPLINDKERHEIGICYKKYGNNEAVKLGHRLVSGAVKEERVKAWSEFIKINSDAKLFCFRGGQRSKISQEWLSQSGYDITRFRGGYKAFRNYLINEIEKSCTHFKPIILGGRTGSGKTILLNNLDNSIDFEGLANHRGSSFGRKITPQPSQINFENALAYDLIQKLDKGLKYLVFEDEGNRIGSVFIPKIFADYLLVAPLIILETHIVERIGITFNEYVFEAQKMYGNNLVEWRDEILGAMSRIKKRLGSQRYQKVCDIFENAFDEQMQRGSQEAYKEWIEYLLREYYDPMYDYQIQKRSKQVEFRGSSEEVVEYLSQLP; translated from the coding sequence ATGTTTAGCAATGATTTTAAATCTATTGTTTTAAATTCTACACGGCTTATCGATGTTCGCGCTCCTATAGAGTTTGAAAAAGGCTCATTTCCTTATGCTATAAATTTACCACTTATAAATGATAAAGAGAGACATGAGATAGGAATTTGTTACAAAAAATATGGCAATAATGAAGCTGTAAAACTTGGACATAGATTAGTTAGCGGTGCAGTAAAAGAAGAGCGTGTTAAAGCATGGTCAGAATTTATAAAAATAAATTCAGATGCTAAGCTATTTTGCTTTAGAGGTGGTCAACGCTCTAAGATATCACAGGAGTGGCTTAGCCAATCAGGATATGATATTACCCGCTTTAGGGGTGGTTATAAAGCCTTTAGAAATTACCTTATAAATGAAATAGAAAAGTCGTGCACTCATTTTAAACCAATTATACTTGGTGGTCGTACCGGTTCTGGTAAAACTATTTTACTTAATAATTTAGATAATTCAATTGACTTTGAGGGACTGGCAAATCACAGAGGTTCTTCTTTTGGCAGAAAGATTACTCCGCAACCTTCGCAGATAAATTTTGAAAATGCTCTGGCTTATGATCTCATTCAAAAACTTGATAAGGGTTTGAAGTACCTAGTTTTTGAAGATGAAGGAAATCGTATTGGAAGCGTATTTATCCCGAAAATTTTCGCAGATTACCTCTTAGTTGCTCCTCTTATTATACTTGAAACACATATAGTAGAGAGAATAGGAATAACATTTAATGAGTATGTTTTTGAAGCACAAAAAATGTATGGCAACAATCTTGTAGAGTGGAGGGATGAAATATTAGGTGCTATGAGTAGAATAAAGAAAAGGCTTGGTTCTCAGCGGTACCAAAAGGTCTGTGATATATTTGAGAATGCCTTCGATGAGCAGATGCAAAGAGGCTCACAAGAAGCCTATAAAGAGTGGATAGAGTATCTTTTAAGAGAATATTACGACCCAATGTATGACTACCAGATTCAAAAACGTTCAAAACAAGTAGAGTTTAGAGGCTCAAGTGAAGAGGTAGTTGAATATTTATCACAACTGCCTTAA
- a CDS encoding YeeE/YedE thiosulfate transporter family protein: MLDRIANMFDIVAKGGHGSIWLVLFIGFVFGAIILYSRLNKFEKMAGFMIFEDTLVPRMAMTTVALSSIGFYFLVQSGYATFDVKPTILGGLIVGAILFGIGLVILGKCPSAFFVSVSEGRVDALVGVVGGMFGGLFFTLGYPWIKELLGTNLGKIRITDYFDGYGLIITLALSATLLITAYLLPTIDYKDPADDR; this comes from the coding sequence ATGCTAGATAGAATCGCAAATATGTTTGACATAGTAGCTAAGGGAGGACATGGCTCTATTTGGCTTGTCCTTTTTATAGGCTTTGTTTTTGGTGCTATTATCCTGTACTCTCGTCTTAATAAATTTGAAAAAATGGCTGGTTTCATGATCTTTGAAGATACATTGGTGCCAAGAATGGCAATGACAACAGTTGCTCTTTCTAGTATTGGTTTTTACTTTTTAGTGCAATCAGGCTATGCAACATTTGATGTAAAACCAACAATATTAGGTGGACTTATTGTCGGAGCTATTCTTTTTGGTATAGGTTTAGTTATACTTGGAAAGTGCCCATCGGCATTCTTTGTCTCAGTATCTGAGGGACGAGTAGATGCACTTGTTGGAGTGGTAGGAGGAATGTTCGGTGGACTCTTCTTTACGCTGGGATATCCTTGGATAAAAGAGCTACTAGGAACAAATCTGGGAAAGATAAGAATCACAGATTATTTTGATGGTTATGGTTTGATAATAACACTTGCTTTAAGTGCAACTCTTTTAATTACAGCATATCTACTTCCTACTATAGACTACAAAGATCCTGCTGATGATAGATAA
- a CDS encoding YeeE/YedE thiosulfate transporter family protein, producing MPRSIPWWLGGISMSLLFYFTFSVWGADRPIGASTGMSYIANMIFGLDPENYEYAAIVEQSGAWEGVMLVGAFFGGLFMSVFVTKTFHISFIPTLWKERKNKSIKSRMIWSFIAGFLLVFGARLAGGCNAGHILSGGSQLAVSGMIFAVVALGTGMITGRFFYKRKGE from the coding sequence ATGCCTCGTTCAATACCTTGGTGGCTCGGTGGAATCTCTATGAGCCTGCTTTTTTACTTCACATTTTCTGTCTGGGGTGCCGATCGTCCCATTGGTGCATCTACCGGTATGTCTTACATAGCTAACATGATTTTTGGTCTTGATCCGGAGAACTATGAATATGCAGCGATTGTTGAGCAATCAGGTGCATGGGAAGGTGTAATGCTAGTCGGTGCTTTTTTTGGAGGGCTTTTTATGTCAGTGTTTGTTACAAAAACATTTCACATCAGCTTCATCCCAACACTATGGAAAGAGAGAAAAAACAAATCTATAAAGTCTCGTATGATATGGAGTTTTATTGCTGGATTTCTTCTAGTATTTGGCGCTCGTTTAGCCGGTGGATGTAATGCCGGACATATACTCTCAGGTGGAAGCCAGCTTGCCGTGAGCGGGATGATATTTGCCGTTGTAGCATTAGGCACAGGAATGATTACAGGTAGATTTTTTTACAAAAGAAAAGGAGAGTAG
- a CDS encoding cyclic nucleotide-binding domain-containing protein, whose product MLLTIEKVIILKSINLFSEISENDLLAVAMQLQELEYDENSVVFNQGDLGTSLYIIVRGEVEVIINEQVISILGEKNIFGELAALDPEPRSATIKTTKNSLLFRLESIVMYNLIAEYGDVARGIIKILCQRIRQSNS is encoded by the coding sequence ATGCTATTAACCATTGAAAAAGTAATTATTTTAAAATCTATTAATCTATTCTCAGAAATATCTGAAAATGATTTGTTGGCAGTTGCTATGCAACTTCAAGAACTTGAATATGATGAAAACAGTGTGGTCTTTAATCAAGGCGACTTGGGAACATCTCTGTATATAATAGTTAGAGGCGAAGTTGAAGTAATTATCAATGAACAAGTGATTTCAATTTTAGGAGAAAAAAATATTTTTGGAGAGCTTGCAGCTTTGGATCCTGAGCCCAGAAGTGCTACGATTAAAACGACAAAAAATAGTCTGCTATTTAGATTGGAAAGTATTGTTATGTACAACCTCATTGCAGAGTATGGTGATGTAGCCAGAGGTATTATAAAAATTTTATGTCAAAGAATCAGGCAAAGTAATAGTTAA
- a CDS encoding bacteriohemerythrin, giving the protein MIELNTIPLVPIDSMNETHLEEVEIINTLLTQLQAKADFVVISKTFEELLEHMQEHFATEEKMMQDAHYPSFRMHKADHDKVLNETRYAEMEWRNRKEIDALKAYFEEEILTWLDQHIKAMDTPMADFLGTKHARYGL; this is encoded by the coding sequence ATGATTGAACTTAACACCATACCTCTCGTGCCTATTGATAGTATGAATGAAACTCATCTTGAAGAGGTAGAGATAATCAACACTTTGTTGACTCAACTCCAAGCTAAAGCAGATTTTGTAGTTATTTCTAAAACTTTTGAAGAACTTCTTGAGCATATGCAAGAACATTTTGCCACTGAAGAGAAGATGATGCAAGATGCTCACTATCCTTCTTTTCGTATGCACAAAGCAGACCATGACAAAGTGCTCAATGAAACACGATATGCTGAGATGGAGTGGCGAAACAGAAAAGAAATAGATGCTTTAAAAGCTTACTTTGAAGAAGAGATACTCACGTGGTTAGACCAGCACATCAAAGCGATGGATACTCCAATGGCAGATTTCCTTGGAACAAAACATGCAAGGTATGGTTTATGA